In the genome of Streptomyces fagopyri, the window CCCAAGGACGTCATCAAGGCCGCGACCAACCTCCAGTCGCACGCCACCTCGAACGTGTCCAACGTGGCCCAGGTCGCCGCCCTGGCCGCCGTCTCCGGCGACCTGACGGCCGTGGCCGAGATGCGCGAGGCCTTCGACCGCCGCCGCAAGACCATCGTGCGGATGCTCAACGAGATCGAGGGCGTCCTGTGCCCCGAGCCCGAGGGCGCCTTCTACGCGTACCCCTCGGTCAAGGCCGTGCTCGGCAAGGAGATCCGCGGCAGGCGCCCCCGGGACACGGTGGAGCTCGCCGCGCTCATCCTGGAGGAGGCCGAGGTCGCGGTCGTCCCGGGCGAGGCCTTCGGCACGCCGGGGTATCTGCGGCTGTCGTACGCCCTGGGTGACGAGGACCTCGTCGAGGGCGTCAGCCGGATCCAGAAGCTGCTGGCCGAGGCGCAGGACTGACCTCCCGGACGCTCTCGCGCGTCCTCGGGGACGCCGAGCGCGTCGCGGCGGCCACCGCCGCTTCCAGGGATGTCACCGGCGTCGCCTGTTCCACTGGTTCCAGAGTTTTCGCGCTCCACGCGCGTGTGCGGGCCGTTTCCCCCCGGGGAGACGGCCCGCTTCTTCGTGCGAGCAAGACCACTAAAGGGGAAAGCGCTACCGGGACGGCCCGGACGTGCGGCAGGATCCTGGAATGGAGCGCGTACGTGATCTCTCTGAACTGCCGAAAGCCCATCTGCACCTGCACTTCACCGGTTCGATGCGGCCGACCACCCTGCTGGAACTGGCCGACAAGTACGGCGTCCGGTTGCCCGAAGCCCTGACCGACGCCCTGACCAGCGGCGAACCGCCGAAACTGCGGGCCACCGACGAGCGCGGCTGGTTCCGCTTCCAGCGGCTGTACGACGCGGCACGGTCCTGCCTCAGAGAGCCCGACGACATCCGGCGACTGGTGCGCGAGGCCGCGGAGGAGGACATCAGGGACGGCTCCGGGTGGCTGGAGATCCAGGTCGACCCGACGTCGTACGCGCCCCGCCTGGGCGGGCTCATCCCGGCGCTGGAGATCATCCTGGACGCGGTGGACTCCGCCGTGCGCGAGACCGGCATCGGGATGCGGGTCCTGGTGGCCGCGAACCGTATGAAGCACCCGCTGGACGCCCGCACACTGGCCCGGCTCGCGGTGCGCTACGCGGACCGGGGCGTCGTCGGCTTCGGGCTGTCGAACGACGAACGGCGCGGCATGGCGCGCGACTTCGACCGGGCCTTCGCGATCGCGCGCGAGGGCGGGCTGCTGTCCGCGCCGCACGGCGGCGAACTGACCGGCCCGGCCTCCGTCCGCGACTGTCTCGACGACCTGCACGCCACCCGGGTCGGGCACGGAGTGCGGGCAGCCGAGGACCCGCGGCTGCTCAAGCGGCTCGCTGAGCGTGGGATCACCTGTGAGGTGTGCCCGGCGTCGAACGTGGCCCTGGGCGTGTACGAGAAGGCGGAGGACATCCCCCTGCGCACACTCTTCGAAGCCGGGGTCCCGATGGCGCTCGGCGCCGACGACCCGCTCCTGTTCGGCTCGCGGCTCGCCGCCCAGTACGAGCTGGCGCGCCACCACCACGGCTTCACGGACGCCGAGCTGGCCGAACTGGCCCGCCAGTCCGTACGGGGCTCGGCGGCCCCCCAGGACGTCAAGGGGAAGCTGCTGGCCGGGATCGACGACTGGCTGACCGCCCCGGGCGCCTGAAGTGGCCGTAGGGCGGATAGGCCTGGAAGCCGATGTCCAGCTCCGTGCGGTCGCCCCCGCGCGGCGACAGGTGCCGGGTGAGGGAAGCCACCAGGACGTCCTGCCCCTTGGCGGCCCGCTTTCCGAGCGGACCGAAACCGGCGGCGGTCTCCAGCCCCGTGGCGGCCGAGGCGAAGCTGTCACGGGCGCCGAGCAGGAAGAGCGTCCCCGCGTGCACGGCCGGGCTGATCCGGTCCCGGGCCTCCGGGCGGTCCCATCGCTGCTCCCAGCGCGCCTCCCAGGCGGCCGCGCGGGCCGCGACGCGCCGCTCGTCCGTGCGGACGGTGAGCGGGCTGCCCGTACGCAGCCGACGGCGCAGCTCCGGCCAGGCGGAGGCCCTCAGGCCGGGTGACCGGTGGGCGAGGACGAGGTCGACGGGCACTCCGGGCGCGTACTGCCGGGGAACGCTCCGCCGCAGCGGGACGTACACGATCGTGTGCGGGGAGAACGCGGCGAACGAGAACAGGGCGGCGAGCCGGGAGAGCCCGTCGTGGTCGCCCACCAGGTAGCCCCAGCCCTCGAACGGGTCACTGAGCGTGGTGTGCCGAAGGGCCGGCCGTGGCTGGACGATCCGGTGCGTGCGGGGGCCGACACGGGGTGCGTGCTCGGTCAACCTCAGTCGCACGGACACCACTCCGGGAAGGTCATGCGGAAAGCCTCATGGCTTCAGGGTGACCGTCACGAGGGCTCGTCGGCAACGGAGATTCCGCCCGGTCCTCTCCGGGCTCGGCGCCCGCAGCCGCAGCCGCGGAGGCGCGTGCCTCTGGAAGCGTGCGTCTCTAGAGGCGCACGCCGACCGTCACCGGTTCGTTGACCAGGGTGATCCCGAAGGCGTCACGCACCCCGGTGACGACCTCCCGAGCCAGCGCGAGGAGGTCCTCGGTGGTGGCCCGGCCGCGGTTGGTGAGAGCCAGCGTGTGCTTGGTGGAGATCCGCGCGGGCCCGGAGCCGTACCCCTTGGTGAACCCGGACTTGTCGATCAGCCAGGCCGCGGACGTCTTGGTGTGTCCTTCGCCCGCCGGATAGGCGGGCGGCACGACGTCGGAGCCGAGCCGCCGCGCCACGCGCGCGTGGAACGCGGCGAACTCCTCGTCCGTGAGGATCGGGTTGGTGAAGAACGAGCCTGCGGACCAGGTGTCGTGGTCCTCGGGGTCGAGCACCATGCCCTTGCCGGAGCGCAGCTTCAGGACGGTCTCGCGGGCGGCGGCGAGGGGTACACGGTCCCCGGCCTCCACGCCCAGCGCGCGGGCCGTCTCGGCGTACTTGACCGGCGCCGACAGCCCCCCCGCGTCCTCCAGCTCGAAACGGACGCGCAGCACGACATGACGTTCGGGGTCGGACTTGAAGCGGCTGTGGCGGTAGGAGAAGGCACAGTCGGTGTTGGTGAGCGTGACCGTCTCGCGCGTCTTCCGGTCGTACGCGACCACTTCGGTGATGGTCGACGACACTTCCTGGCCGTACGCGCCCACGTTCTGGATCGGGGTCGCGCCCGCGGAACCCGGGATGCCGGCGAGGCACTCGATGCCCGCGAGTCCCGCCTCGACGGTGCGGGCGACCGCGTCGCTCCACACCTCTCCCGCGGCGAGCTCCAGCCTCGTCCCGTCGAGCGCGAATCCGCTCGTCGCGATGCGCAGGGCCGTTCCGGCGAAGCCCTTGTCGCCGATGACCAGGTTCGATCCGCCGCCGATCAGCAGCAGTGGGGTACCGGTGTCGTCGGCCTCGCGGACGGCGGCGATCACCTCGGCGTCGGTCGTGGCGGTGATCAGCCGGGTCGCGGGCCCACCGAGCCGGAAGGTGGTCAACGGGGCGAGCGGGGCGTCGTGGAGTTCCTGCACGGGCCCAAGACTACGAGAAGGCCCGGGGCTCCCGGCCCGCGGTACCGCGGGTGACTGCCCCCTCGCTGCTGGCGGTCGGCGGCCGGCGGCCGGCGGCGTGCGAACGGCCCCGCCGCGGTGGCGGGGCCGTTCCGTGTCGTACGGGAGGCGGTCAGGCGGCTCAGCGGGAGGCCGTCTCCAGGGCCGGGACCGGGGTGAGAGCGGGGGCCGGGCCCCCGGCCACGGTCTCCGACCGCGCCGCACGCCGTGCCGAGGGGATGAGCAGCACCGCGACTCCCGCCAGGGCGACCATCGCGGAGCCCACCACCAGCGCGGGCCGCAGACCGTCCACGAAGGTCTTCGCGGTCTCGTAGCCGCCCTGCGCCGAGAAGATCGACGACATCACCGCGATGCCGAGCGCGCCGCCCACCTCACGCAGCGCGTTGTTGGCTCCGGAGGCGATGCCCTGCTCCTGCGGACGGACGCTGGACATGACCAGGTTGGACGCCGGGGCGAAGTACAGGGACATTCCGATACCGCTGATGATCAGGGCGGGCAACTGCTCGGCGTACGAGACGTCGGCGGCGAGCACCACGGCGTAGTAGGCGAGTCCAACGGCCTGGAGGAAGAGCCCGGTGGCGACCACCGGGCGTCCGCCGACGCGGTCGGAGAGGTAGCCGGCGATCGGCGCGACGAGCATCGGCATACCGGTCCAGGGCAGCATCCGCAGACCCGCCTCGGTGGGCGAGTAGCCGAGGACGCCCTGCATGTACTGGCTGAGCAGGAAGATCGAGCCGAACATCCCGAGGAACATCAGCAGGCTCGCGGCGTTGATCCCGGCGAAGGCGCGGGAGCGGAAGAGCCGCATCGGCAGCATCGGGTTCTTCGCCCGGATGCCGTGCAGGACGAAGGCGGCGAGCAGCGCGGCGCCGGCGAGCAGGCCGGTCAGTACGACCGGGCTGGTCCAGCCGTCGGCGGGCCCGCGGACCAGGCCGTACACGATTCCGAAGAGGCCGCCGCTGGCGAGCAGGGTGCCGGGGATGTCGAGCCGGGCACCGGCGCCGTGGGACTCGGCCAGACGCAGCCGGGCGAGCGGGAGGAGGGCGAGGCCCAGCGGAACGTTCAGCCAGAAGATCCAGTGCCAGGACACGTGTTCGGTGAGGCTGCCGCCGATCAGGGGCCCGGAGGCGACCGCGAGTCCGTTCACGGCGCCCCAGATCCCGTACGCCATCCCGCGCCTGGCGGCCGGCACCGCGGCCGTCAGCAGGGTCAGCGTCAGCGGCATCATGATGGCGGCGCCGACGCCCTGGACCGCGCGGGCCGCGATCAGGGAGTCGATTCCGGGTGCCATGGCCGCGGCCGCGGAGGCGCCGGTGAAGACGGAGAGGCCGACGAGGAAGAGCCGGCGGCGGCCGAAGCGGTCGCCCAGCGCCGCGCCGAACATCAGCAGGACGGCGAAGGTGAGCGTGTACGCGCTCACGGTCCATTCCAGGTCGTCCAGCGCTCCCCCGAGGTCCTTGCGGATGGAGGGCAGGGCGGTCGTGACGACGAGGTTGTCGAGGGCCGCCATGAATCCGGCGACGCTGGTGATGACGAGGGCCCAGGTGGCTCCCCCGCGCCGTGCTGTCTGCTGTGACATCGCTCCCCCTATGAGTGATTCACCCATGGTGATTAGTTATTGATGACTAACTTTCACGCCCATGAAAAAGGCGGCACCCGCCGCCTTCCCGATGAACGCCTATCCGCCCGAAACCCCGGCGCGCCCGGCCACCCGCACCTCCGGATAGATCCCTTCCCAGACCCGGTGGCCGGCCGGAAACCCCATGGCCACGAAGCAGTTGATGAGCATGCCGTACGCCAGGAAGTTCGTCGTCTCCCCCACGTCGGCACCGAGCGGCAGATGGACCGTGTCCCACATCCGCGTCCAGCCGCCCCGTACCGCCTCGCCGAACTCCCGGTCGCCGGCCTCCTCGGCCGCCGCCACCGCGGTGTACGTCTGCATCTGCATGAGCAGTCGCTCCGGGTGCTCCGCGATGACCCGTGCGTACGCGGTCGCCATGGCGTACAGGGCTTCCTCGCCCTCCAGCCCCTCGGAGGCCTCCTCGAAGGTGCGGCGGATGTCCTCCAGGCAGCGTTCGGCCGCCGCGAGGAAGATCGCCCTCTTGCCCGGGAAGAGCCGGAAGAGGTACGGCTGCGAGACGCCCACGCGCTTGGCGATCGCCTCGGTGGAGGTGCCGTAGTAGCCGCCGCGGGCGAACTCGCCGATCGCCGCGCGGATGACGCTTTCGCGCCTGTCCTCTGCGCTCATCCTGACCATGCGAGAAAGTTAGTACTCAATCACTAACTAAGTCAAGAGGGTCCGGGAAATGGGGCGTCGCGTGTCGCATGAGGTGCATGGGGCGCGTGAGGAGGAGGCCCGGGACCGGACCGGCGAGGACGGGTAAGGGGCGCCCGCCAAGGGCGGGCGCCCCTTACCGCCGACGGTCGCCGCTCGCCTGTCGACGGCCGACCGGGCCTACGAGCCGCCCGTCGGCCCGCGGCACGACCCGTCGTCCACCGTCGGCCCGCGGTGCGACCGTCGTCCACCGTCGGCCCGGCGCACGGCCCGCGATCAGGCCAGTCGCACGACCGCTCGTGACATGCCCAGGACCTTCTGCCCCGCGCTCGTGGCGGTGAGGTCGACGCGGACGGTGTTGTCGTCCAGCTTGGCCGCGACCTTGGCGCTGACCTCGACGGTCGCCCCCTTGTCGTCGTTCGGGACGATGACGGGCTTCGTGAACCGCACCCCGTACTCGACCACCGCGCCCGGGTCGCCGACCCAGTCGGTGACCACGCGGATCGCCTCGGCCATGGTGAACATGCCGTGCGCGATGACGTCGGGGAGACCGACCTCGACCGCGAACTTCTCGTTCCAGTGGATCGGGTTGAAGTCCCCCGAGGCGCCCGCGTACTGCACGAGTGTGGCGCGTGTCACGGGAAAGGTCTGGGTCGGCAGCTCCGTACCGACCTCGACATCACCGTACGTAATCTTCGCCGCCATGATCAGCCCCCTGCCCGGGACACGAGTTTGGTGATGGCCGTCACCACGTGCTCGCCCGTCTCGTCGTGGACCTCGCCGCGGATGTCCAGGATGTCGTTGCCGGCCATGGACTTGATCGCCTCGATGGTCGAGGTGACCGTGAGCCGGTCGCCCGCGCGCACCGGGCGTGTGTAGGCGAACTTCTGGTCGCCGTGCACCACGCGGCTGTAGTCGAGACCCAGTTGGGGGTCCTCGATGACCTGTCCCGCGGCCTTGAAGGTGATGGCGAACACGAAGGTGGGCGGGGCGATCACATCGGCGTGCCCGAGCGCCTTGGCGGCCTCCGGGTCGGTGTACGCCGGATTGGCGTCCCCCACGGCCTCCGCGAATTCGCGGATCTTCTCCCGGCCCACCTCATACGGGTCGGTGGGCGGGTAGGACCGCCCCACGAAGGACTGGTCGAGCGCCATGGGCCCGGAACCTCCTGGTCTTCAGCCGGTGCGGCGGATGCCGCGGTGGAGCGGATCCCGGCCGGGGTCCGGTGCCCTCGCTGCGGCACTCGGTCCTGGCCGGAGGCCGGTGGCCGGCGCCCGGCGATCGACACGCGCGGCACCCGACCGGTGAACGACGCGAGGCCGCCCCCGTTACTGGGGACGGCCTCGTGTACGAGCCTGAAATTATCGCGTTTCGCGGTGCGCGGTGTGCGCGTTGCAACGCGGGCAGTGCTTCTTCATCTCCAGTCGGTCCGGGTCGTTACGCCGGTTCTTCTTGGTGATGTAGTTCCGCTCCTTGCACTCCACGCAGGCCAGCGTGATCTTCGGGCGGACGTCGGTGGCAGCCACAGGAGTGCTCCTTGACGAACGGATGGGACATTAAGACGTTTAACGCATAGAAGAGTAGCCGATCGAAGGACCGACCCCACAATCGGCTACCGTCAGTAGCGGTGACCGGACTTGAACCGGTGACACAGCGATTATGAGCCGCTTGCTCTACCGACTGAGCTACACCGCTTTGATGTGATCGGACCCCGTCTCGCGACGGGGACCTCCCACACCAGAGCCCCAATACGGAATCGAACCGTAGACCTTCTCCTTACCATGGAGACGCTCTACCGACTGAGCTATTGGGGCGAGCGATGAAGACATTACACGGTCCTCCGCCGATCGCCCAAATCCGTTTCGCGGCACCCGCCCCGGCCTGTTCCCGGCCGCTTCCCCGCCGCTCACCGGCCCGCCTCCCACCCGTTCCCCGCCCCCCTCCGGGAGCGTGCGCACCGGCCGCGACACGCGACGCTCGCACCCCGTGGACCACGGACCCATCGCAGGTCCGGGGCCTCTCCCGAGCGACGGACCACACCAGTACGACTATTGCGCTCCTCCCCGACGAGGGCGGCTCGCCACCCTAGGCTCGACTCACGCTGCGTGATCTTGACCACCTGTCTCTCCGTCACTCAACCGTCCGCATCGGCACTCTCCGCAACCGACTTCCCCCTCCCCTCCCAGTCGCCCCCGAGCTCCAGGAGCGCGATGCCCGACAGCGAGTCGCAGCCGCCCCACTCCCCGTCGTCCCCGTCGTCCCCGTCCTCCCCCTCGTCCCCATTCGCCTCGTCTCCCTCGTCCCCCTCGTCCCCCTCGTCCGTCCCGTCCGTCCCGTCGGGAGGGGCCGACACGGCCACCCTGCTGCTGTGCGGGGCGCGGCTCACCGACGGCCGGACCGTGGACGTACGGCTCGGCGGTGGGCGTATCGAGGCGGTCGGCACGGCGGGCAGCCTGGCGACGGAGTCCTCCGGAGCACGGACCCCGAAGGTGGACCTCGGCGGCTACCTGCTCCTGCCGGCCCCCGCCGAACCCCACGCACACGGCGACACGGCTCTGACGGCCGAGGACGACGGCCCCGTCCCGTACGACCCCCACGAGATCCAGCGCCGGGCCACCGAGGCCGCGTTGCTGCAGCTCGCGCACGGGGCGACCGCACTGCGCTCTCACGTGCGCGTCGGCGACGTACAGGGGCTCGGCGCACTGGACGCGGTGCTCCAGGCCCGGCGGGCGCTGCGAGGGCTCACCGAACTGTCGGTGGTGGCGATGCCGCGAGTGCTCAGCGGGATCGCCGGGGCCGACGGTCTGGCGATGCTGCGGGACGCCGTGAAGATGGGCGCCTCGGTGGTGGGCGGCTGCCCGGACGCCGACCCCGATCCCACCGGGTACGTGGAAGCGGTCCTGGAACTCGCCTCCGAGCACGGCTGCCCGGTCGACCTGCACACGGACGCCACCGACCCCGCCCGGCTCGGGCGGCTCGCCGCGATGGCGGGCGGACTGCGGTCCGGGGTGACGCTGAGCCCGTGCGCCGGGCTCGGCCGGCTGCACGCCGAGGCGGCCGCCCTGGCGGCGGACCAACTCGCCGCCGCGGGCGTCACCGTGGTGTGCCTGCCGCAGGGCGGCTGCGGCGCTTCGGAGCGTCGCGGGACGGCCCCGGTACGGCTGTTACGAGCTGCCGGGGTACGGGTCGTGGCCGGCGGCGGCGCCCTGCGGGACGTGGCGAACCCGGTGGGCCGCGGGGACCCCCTGGACGCGGCGTACCTGCTGGCCTCGCGGTACGGACTGCGCCCCGAGGACGCGTACTACGCCGTGAGTTCCGGGGCACGGTCCGCTCTCGGGCTGCCCGAGGTACGCGTGGAGGCGGGATTCCCGGCCGAGTTGCTCGCGGTGCGCGGGGACGGGCTCGCGGGAGCACTGTCGCTCGCGTACAGCCGGATCGTGGTGCACCGGGGGCGCGTGGTGGCGCGGACCAGCGCCGTGCGTGAGTACTGCGACGCGGCGGCCGGCCTGGACCTGCCGCGACAGGGAAGCGGCGATCCCTCCTGAGGGTTTCCCGTCTTCATGACCCTCAGGAGCGGTCCGCACGGGGGACGTTGAGAGCCGGGAGTCGGGAACCGGGATGCGGGATTCCGGAACCGGGGTGCGGGAGCCGGGAGCCGGGAGCCGATAAACGGAAGAAGGTCCGCCGCCTCGCCGCCCTCCCGTCCCCCGCCCCTCGTTCCTCCTCCCGCGCCGCCTCTTCCGATCACTCGTTCGCAGGATCACTCTCGTGACCCGCGAGTTGTCCACAGGTCGTGCGGCGAACGCGTGCGTCCGGGCGTACGGTCGGAAACATGCGCATTGTCATCGCTGGAGGTCATGGTCAGATCGCGCTGCGGCTGGAGCGCCTGCTCGCCGCACGCGGTGACGAGGTCGCGGGGATCATCCGCCGCGCCGAGCAGGGCGACGATCTGCGGGCGGCCGGTGCCGAACCGGTTCTGTGCGATCTGGAGTCGGCGTCGGTGGAGGAGGTCGCCGCACATCTGCGGGGTGCGGACGCGGCCGTCTTCGCGGCGGGTGCGGGCCCGGGCAGCGGCACGGCCCGCAAGGACACCGTGGACCGGGGCGCCGCGGTCCTGTTCGCGGACGCGGCGGAGCAGGCGGGGGTACGGCGTTACGTGGTCGTGTCCGCCATGCGCGCGGACCCCTCCCACCAGGGCGACGACGTGTTCGACGTGTACCTGCGCGCCAAGGGCGCGGCCGACGAGTACGTACGCGGGCGTACGGCCCTGGACTGGACGATCCTGCGCCCCGGCGGCCTGATCAACGACGCCGGAACCGGCCTCGTCCGTCTGGAGGCCTCGACCGGCCGCGGCACGGTCACGCGCGACGACGTCGCGGCCGTGATCGCGGAGCTGGTGGACACCTCGGCGACAGCCGGGCTGACCTTGGAACTGATCAGCGGTTCGACCCCCGTCTCGGTGGCGGTCAAGTCGGTGGCGGGGAACTGACGCGACGCGGGGAATCAGAACGGAGAACCGGGACCGGGACCAGGGCGAGGCGGGGAGCCGGGGCAGCGGGCTGCAAGGGGCCGGGCGCGGGGGCCCAACGGGGGTCGCCTGAGGTCGCCGTCGTGGTGTCGGCGGGGGCCCGGAGCCCGCTCAGAACAGCGGGAGCTGACCGGGGAACTCCGGAACGGCGTACCCGTCCAGCGCGGGCTGCGCGGCCCCCAACTCCGCCTGCCTGCGGGACCCGGGACACGAGACCAGCTCCCCGCTGCCCCGCGCACCCGGCGGATCGTGCCGGGCGAAGCGTCCCGCGACAACGGCGATCTCCCGACGGCACTCGGGGCAGTTCCTGCGACGCGATGACATGGGATCAGTGTGCCCTCACGGCACCCGCCCCGACCTCCCCCACGAGACCCTCACCGGTCGTTGCGCTGCCCCACCCCGGAGCCCACCCGCCCAAAACGAAGAAACCCCCTCCGACCTGCGGTTAGGACAGGTCGGAGAGGGTTTACCTTCATGTGGCGGCGCCAGGATTCGAACCTGGGAAGGCTGAGCCGGCAGATTTACAGTCTGCTCCCTTTGGCCGCTCGGGCACACCGCCGGGGTCGCTGCCCTGAGACCGCTTTTCGGCGGTGCTCTCTGGCAACGACGTAAACGATACCTGATGCCCAGGGGTGCTCCGCCACCCGATTGATCTGCGCTCGAAGGGGAGCGGGTGACTAGGCTTATGCGGATACGGCCGGGGACCTATGCCGGGCTCGACGGCCGCCCCTACGCACCCCGATACAAGGAGCCACAGGACATGGCCGACTCCAGTTTCGACATCGTCTCGAAGGTCGAGCGGCAGGAGGTCGACAACGCCCTCAACCAGACCGCCAAGGAGATCTCGCAGCGCTACGACTTCAAGAACGTCGGTGCCGCCATCTCCTGGTCCGGCGAGAAGATCCTCATGGAGGCGAACTCCGAGGAGCGGGTGAAGGCCATCCTCGACGTGTTCCAGACCAAGCTGATCAAGCGCGGTATCTCGCTGAAGTCGCTGGACGCGGGTGAGCCGCAGCTCTCCGGCAAGGAGTACAAGATCTTCGCGTCGATCGAGGAGGGCATCTCCCAGGAGAACGCGAAGAAGGTGGCGAAGATCATTCGCGATGAGGGCCCGAAGGGCGTGAAGGCTCAGGTCCAGGGCGAGGAGCTGCGCGTCAGCTCGAAGAGCCGTGACGACCTCCAGGCCGTGCAGGCCCTGCTCAAGGGCAAGGACTTCGACTTCGCGCTGCAGTACGTGAACTACCGGTAGCCGTCGGTCCGTTGCGCCTGCGGCGCGTACGACCGTGTCCACGTGAGAAGGGCGGGCGCCCCGAGCGCTCGCCCTTCTCGCGTGTCGGCCGCCGCCCCGGGACCGCGCGGTCAGCGGCGCGAGTCGCCGAACAGGATGCGGTAGAGGATCAGCAGGACGAGCGAGCCGCCGATCGCCGCCGCCCACGTGGCGCCGTCGTAGAAGTGTTTGCTGACCGGGTGGTCCAGCCAGCGCGCGGATATCCAGCCGCCCAGGAAGGCCCCCGTGACCCCGATGAGGGTCGTGCCGATGAAACCGCCCGGGTCACGACCCGGCAGCAGGAATTTGGCGATGGCTCCGGCCAACAGTCCCAGAATGATCCAGCTGATGATGCTCATGCCCTGCCCCTGCCTCTCCGCGCTGTGCCTGTGCTGTCCTCATGCTCCGGCCTGGCCGTGTCCATGCCTTCCGGTTCGGGCAGTCGGTGGTGGATACCGGTGTTCGTGGCGCGTTGCCAGGAAGGACGCCTGGTCGGGGGCGGGTGGTTGCAATGATCAACGGGTGCGGCCCACGCCACAGTCCGGCTCCGGTCCGGGGCCCCGCTTCCGGTGCGGTACCCCCGGCTCCGGGCGGCCGGAGGTGGCTCCGGCACAGAACGGGGCTGGGAAACGGCGACGCCCGGCTCGTGACGGCGCGGTCCGCTACGGGGCCGCCGGGGTCGCCGCCGTACGGGTGCGGAAGTCGGGCCAGGGGGCCAGGTCCGCGTCGTCGTTGGACTCCTCGTACCAGCCGGTGCCCTCCAGCCAGACACGGAGCCAGGCCTCGAGGCCGGGCGCGTCCACGTACCACGCGTGGTCGGCCTCGTCGGCGTTCGGCTCGAAGAGCAGGACCGTGCCTTCGGGGCTGCGGCAGTCCACGCACGCGTACATCCCGCAGCCCCAGTGGGATATCGGCAGGACGCCCTCCGGCCACGGCCAGTCCGGGTCCTTGCGGCCGCTCTCGCGGTGGGCGAGGTACTGCGGGACCGCGGCGGGCTCACCGGACGGGGAGCCGTCGAGCAGCGGCAGCAGGCCGTACTCCGGACCGAACCCGCCGTCCCCTATCCGCAGATAGAGCGTGGCGAGCAAGGGTGGCAGCGCGAAGCCCAGAGCGGCCTCGGCACGGACGACCGACGCCGCGTCCACCGGCTCGGGGAGCGAAGGCCAGCCCCACGGCCGGGTGTTGCGGGCCTCCGCGCCGACGCTCGCCAGCAACTGCTCGATTTCGGTCATGGATTCATGATGCAGCGCCCCACCGACATTCGGGCAGCCTGTGGAAAACCCCCGGACGGGGGCGGACCGCCTTCGGGTGGGCCGGACGCCGACGCGCTCCTCGCCGCGCGCCGGAAAGAGGGCTAACGCGTCGCGAACGGCTGGTCCGTGCGCACGATCTCGCGTCCCAGGGGGAGCAGCGACACGGGGATGAGCTTGAAGTTGGCGATGCCGAAGGGGATGCCGATGATCGTGACGCACAGCAGGACGCCGGTGACGATGTGGGCGAGGGCGAGCCACCAGCCCGCGAGGACCAGCCACAGGACGTTGCCGACGCAGGAGGGCGCGCCCGCGTCCTGGCGCTCCACCGTCGTATAGCCGAAGGGCCACAGGGCGTAGACGCCGATACGGAAAGCTGCGATGCCGAAGGGGATGCCGATGATCGTGATGCACAGGAGCACGCCCGCGGCGAGGTAGGCGAGGAACAGCCAGAAGCCGCTCAGGACGAGCCAAATGACGTTCAGAATTGTCTTCATCGCTGGCGACCTGCCATCTGCTCGAGCCGGGAGATGCGCTCCGCCATGGGCGGGTGCGTGGAGAACATCTTCGACATTCCCTGCCCCGGGCGGAAGGGGTTCGCGATCATCATGTGGCTCGCGGTCTCGATGCGCGGCTCCGGCGGCAGGGGCAGTTGCTTCGTGCCGGCGTCGAGCTTGCGCAGGGCGCTCGCGAGAGCGAGGGGGTCACCGGTGAGCTGGGCGCCGGAGGCGTCCGCCTCGTACTCCCTGGAGCGGCTGATG includes:
- a CDS encoding adenosine deaminase, which translates into the protein MERVRDLSELPKAHLHLHFTGSMRPTTLLELADKYGVRLPEALTDALTSGEPPKLRATDERGWFRFQRLYDAARSCLREPDDIRRLVREAAEEDIRDGSGWLEIQVDPTSYAPRLGGLIPALEIILDAVDSAVRETGIGMRVLVAANRMKHPLDARTLARLAVRYADRGVVGFGLSNDERRGMARDFDRAFAIAREGGLLSAPHGGELTGPASVRDCLDDLHATRVGHGVRAAEDPRLLKRLAERGITCEVCPASNVALGVYEKAEDIPLRTLFEAGVPMALGADDPLLFGSRLAAQYELARHHHGFTDAELAELARQSVRGSAAPQDVKGKLLAGIDDWLTAPGA
- a CDS encoding UDP-N-acetylmuramate dehydrogenase; this translates as MQELHDAPLAPLTTFRLGGPATRLITATTDAEVIAAVREADDTGTPLLLIGGGSNLVIGDKGFAGTALRIATSGFALDGTRLELAAGEVWSDAVARTVEAGLAGIECLAGIPGSAGATPIQNVGAYGQEVSSTITEVVAYDRKTRETVTLTNTDCAFSYRHSRFKSDPERHVVLRVRFELEDAGGLSAPVKYAETARALGVEAGDRVPLAAARETVLKLRSGKGMVLDPEDHDTWSAGSFFTNPILTDEEFAAFHARVARRLGSDVVPPAYPAGEGHTKTSAAWLIDKSGFTKGYGSGPARISTKHTLALTNRGRATTEDLLALAREVVTGVRDAFGITLVNEPVTVGVRL
- a CDS encoding DHA2 family efflux MFS transporter permease subunit, which encodes MSQQTARRGGATWALVITSVAGFMAALDNLVVTTALPSIRKDLGGALDDLEWTVSAYTLTFAVLLMFGAALGDRFGRRRLFLVGLSVFTGASAAAAMAPGIDSLIAARAVQGVGAAIMMPLTLTLLTAAVPAARRGMAYGIWGAVNGLAVASGPLIGGSLTEHVSWHWIFWLNVPLGLALLPLARLRLAESHGAGARLDIPGTLLASGGLFGIVYGLVRGPADGWTSPVVLTGLLAGAALLAAFVLHGIRAKNPMLPMRLFRSRAFAGINAASLLMFLGMFGSIFLLSQYMQGVLGYSPTEAGLRMLPWTGMPMLVAPIAGYLSDRVGGRPVVATGLFLQAVGLAYYAVVLAADVSYAEQLPALIISGIGMSLYFAPASNLVMSSVRPQEQGIASGANNALREVGGALGIAVMSSIFSAQGGYETAKTFVDGLRPALVVGSAMVALAGVAVLLIPSARRAARSETVAGGPAPALTPVPALETASR
- a CDS encoding TetR/AcrR family transcriptional regulator, producing the protein MVRMSAEDRRESVIRAAIGEFARGGYYGTSTEAIAKRVGVSQPYLFRLFPGKRAIFLAAAERCLEDIRRTFEEASEGLEGEEALYAMATAYARVIAEHPERLLMQMQTYTAVAAAEEAGDREFGEAVRGGWTRMWDTVHLPLGADVGETTNFLAYGMLINCFVAMGFPAGHRVWEGIYPEVRVAGRAGVSGG
- a CDS encoding MaoC family dehydratase, with product MAAKITYGDVEVGTELPTQTFPVTRATLVQYAGASGDFNPIHWNEKFAVEVGLPDVIAHGMFTMAEAIRVVTDWVGDPGAVVEYGVRFTKPVIVPNDDKGATVEVSAKVAAKLDDNTVRVDLTATSAGQKVLGMSRAVVRLA
- a CDS encoding MaoC family dehydratase N-terminal domain-containing protein, translating into MALDQSFVGRSYPPTDPYEVGREKIREFAEAVGDANPAYTDPEAAKALGHADVIAPPTFVFAITFKAAGQVIEDPQLGLDYSRVVHGDQKFAYTRPVRAGDRLTVTSTIEAIKSMAGNDILDIRGEVHDETGEHVVTAITKLVSRAGG
- the rpmG gene encoding 50S ribosomal protein L33: MAATDVRPKITLACVECKERNYITKKNRRNDPDRLEMKKHCPRCNAHTAHRETR